One Methanolobus sp. WCC4 DNA segment encodes these proteins:
- a CDS encoding dihydroorotate dehydrogenase electron transfer subunit, with protein sequence MYPINVTITKVIKETPSTRTFVFDRHFDEAIAGQFVMVWIRGVDEIPMGLTNKNSITVQKVGDATEKIFELEEGDTLGIRGPFGKGFTLPGKDERILLIAGGVGTVPIAHLAEYASSAGICMSTILGARNADELLFVDHFTSCGELHITTDDGSAHRCGFVTDILAETDIKAYDRIYTCGPEMMMKAIFGMLEKEDALEKTEFSLHRYFKCGIGVCGACCMDKQGLRVCKDGPVFNGSQLIDSEFGNYMRGPSGNKKQF encoded by the coding sequence ATGTACCCCATCAATGTCACAATCACTAAAGTAATCAAGGAAACCCCATCAACAAGGACATTCGTATTTGACAGACATTTCGATGAGGCCATTGCCGGCCAGTTCGTCATGGTCTGGATACGAGGAGTTGATGAGATCCCAATGGGACTGACAAACAAGAACTCCATCACTGTGCAAAAGGTAGGAGATGCAACTGAAAAGATATTCGAGCTTGAAGAAGGAGACACCCTTGGAATAAGAGGACCTTTCGGAAAGGGATTCACACTTCCCGGCAAGGATGAGAGGATACTCCTTATCGCAGGAGGGGTCGGAACCGTACCAATTGCACATCTTGCAGAGTATGCATCATCTGCTGGCATTTGTATGAGCACCATACTCGGGGCCAGGAACGCGGATGAACTACTCTTTGTCGACCATTTCACATCATGTGGCGAATTACACATAACAACGGATGATGGTTCAGCACACAGATGCGGTTTTGTTACCGACATCCTTGCTGAGACCGACATAAAAGCCTATGACAGGATATACACCTGCGGTCCTGAGATGATGATGAAAGCTATCTTTGGAATGCTTGAGAAAGAGGATGCTCTTGAAAAGACAGAGTTCAGTCTTCACAGGTATTTCAAATGCGGAATCGGCGTTTGTGGTGCCTGCTGCATGGATAAACAGGGACTGCGTGTCTGCAAGGACGGACCTGTTTTCAATGGATCACAGCTTATTGATTCAGAGTTTGGTAACTATATGAGAGGACCAAGCGGGAACAAGAAGCAGTTCTAA
- the hemC gene encoding hydroxymethylbilane synthase, with translation MIIGTRGSALALAQTTTIEGLLSELGVDTTRKIIKTSGDTFTDRPLHEVAGVGAFVRELDDRMLDGEIDISVHSMKDLPTIRPEELSTSAVLKRDSPYDVLLTNDGSRMDELPEGSVLGTTSMRRRAQILRYRPDLHVQDLRGNINTRIRKLEEGLYDGILLAEAGLQRMGWELDVERLDPQHFCPSANQGTIAVVTPAGTEAEEVTSNLDHQQTRIETEIERIVTADVEGGCTAPIGSFAHFINEDEISIRCEVLALDGSEHVLIDEVIPVENYQYHAKILAEALVQMGGRELVQRAVCQLSARTDEDAGTI, from the coding sequence ATGATAATAGGAACCCGCGGAAGCGCACTGGCCCTTGCACAGACAACGACCATAGAAGGTCTTCTGTCCGAGCTGGGAGTTGACACGACCAGGAAGATAATAAAGACATCCGGTGACACATTTACAGACAGACCTTTGCACGAGGTCGCAGGTGTCGGAGCATTTGTAAGGGAACTCGATGACAGGATGCTTGATGGGGAGATCGACATATCGGTCCACTCCATGAAGGACCTGCCAACCATCCGTCCAGAGGAACTCTCAACATCCGCGGTGCTCAAACGTGATTCACCATACGACGTACTCCTGACGAACGACGGTTCAAGGATGGATGAGCTCCCTGAAGGGTCAGTCCTCGGAACCACATCCATGCGCAGAAGAGCCCAGATCCTCAGATACAGACCTGATCTTCATGTACAGGACCTCAGAGGTAACATCAATACCAGAATAAGGAAACTGGAAGAGGGACTCTATGACGGAATCCTGCTCGCTGAGGCAGGTCTTCAGAGAATGGGATGGGAACTGGATGTCGAGCGTCTTGACCCGCAGCATTTCTGCCCTTCCGCAAACCAGGGAACCATAGCAGTGGTCACTCCTGCCGGAACCGAGGCAGAAGAGGTCACATCCAACCTCGACCACCAGCAGACAAGGATCGAGACAGAGATCGAGCGCATTGTCACTGCTGATGTGGAAGGAGGATGTACAGCACCTATTGGCTCCTTTGCACACTTCATCAATGAAGATGAGATAAGCATACGCTGTGAGGTACTGGCACTGGACGGTTCAGAACACGTACTTATAGACGAGGTTATCCCTGTTGAGAATTACCAGTATCATGCAAAGATACTGGCAGAAGCACTTGTCCAGATGGGCGGCAGGGAACTCGTACAGAGAGCGGTCTGCCAGTTGAGTGCAAGAACAGATGAGGATGCAGGGACAATATGA
- the hemL gene encoding glutamate-1-semialdehyde 2,1-aminomutase, whose product MSLDKSRELYKKASTLLPGGVSSPVRAIKPYPFYTESANGSKITDIDGNEYIDYCLAYGPKILGHANPTIKEAIIKQLDKGWLYGTPTDLEVNLAEKIASLYPSIDMLRFVSTGTEATMSAIRAARGFTGKDKFIKIEGGFHGAHDAVLVQAGSGATTLGKPDSLGIPADFTKHTLQTPFNDIEALTAVIEKNDDQVAALIMEPVMGNIGPILPEKGYLEEVRKVTEENDIVLIFDEVITGFRLAMGGAQEYYGVTPDMTTLGKIIGGGLPIGVFGGKKEIIDMVAPSGAVYQAGTFSGSPASAAAGLAVLEVLEKEEVHKKLNATGDAFRSRLTEIVTDLNLDYNVTGLASMFMVFFGDKPLNYQEALKCDKESYLKFFFKMLDSGIFLPPSQFETNFLSTAHTEEDIEKTLSAYEANLK is encoded by the coding sequence ATGTCATTAGATAAGTCCAGAGAATTATACAAAAAAGCAAGTACTCTCCTGCCAGGTGGAGTCAGCAGTCCCGTAAGAGCCATAAAACCATACCCATTCTACACTGAATCTGCAAATGGCTCTAAGATCACTGATATTGATGGTAATGAGTACATAGATTACTGTCTTGCATACGGACCCAAGATACTTGGACACGCAAACCCGACCATCAAAGAGGCAATAATCAAACAACTTGACAAGGGATGGTTATACGGAACCCCAACAGACCTTGAAGTCAACCTTGCTGAGAAAATAGCATCACTCTATCCGAGTATCGATATGCTCAGGTTTGTCTCAACAGGAACTGAAGCCACCATGAGCGCCATACGCGCAGCCAGGGGATTCACAGGCAAGGACAAATTCATCAAAATAGAAGGCGGATTCCACGGTGCACATGATGCCGTACTTGTTCAGGCAGGCTCAGGTGCCACCACACTTGGAAAGCCGGACTCACTTGGAATTCCTGCAGATTTTACAAAACATACACTTCAAACCCCATTCAACGACATTGAGGCACTCACAGCAGTCATCGAGAAGAATGATGACCAGGTAGCTGCACTTATAATGGAACCTGTAATGGGTAACATCGGACCTATACTTCCTGAGAAAGGATATCTTGAGGAAGTACGCAAGGTCACAGAAGAGAACGACATCGTACTCATATTCGATGAGGTCATCACCGGTTTCAGGCTCGCAATGGGCGGAGCACAGGAATACTACGGCGTCACACCTGACATGACCACACTTGGAAAGATCATAGGTGGCGGTCTGCCAATTGGAGTATTCGGTGGAAAGAAAGAGATCATTGACATGGTAGCTCCATCCGGTGCGGTCTATCAGGCAGGCACATTCAGCGGAAGCCCGGCATCGGCTGCAGCTGGTCTTGCAGTACTCGAGGTTCTGGAAAAGGAAGAGGTACACAAGAAGCTCAATGCCACCGGAGATGCATTCAGATCCAGACTTACAGAGATAGTAACAGACCTTAATCTCGATTACAATGTTACAGGACTTGCATCTATGTTCATGGTATTCTTCGGGGACAAACCACTGAACTATCAGGAAGCCTTGAAATGTGACAAGGAAAGCTATCTCAAATTCTTCTTCAAGATGCTGGACAGCGGCATTTTCCTGCCACCATCACAGTTCGAGACAAATTTCCTCTCCACTGCACACACTGAAGAAGACATAGAGAAGACACTCTCTGCATACGAAGCAAATCTCAAGTAA
- a CDS encoding dihydroorotate dehydrogenase yields MIDITGIEFKNPTILAAGIMGTTGASLVRVAKEGAGAVVTKSIGPEPKEGHKNPSMIDLGGYGFLNAMGLPNPSYPDFRDELAIAKKDAGTPVIASIFGGTEEEFVAVAQGLLESEPDAFELNVSCPHALGYGASVGSNPDAVETITKAVKDAVDIPVWVKLTPNVTDIVSIGEAAQRGGADAVVAINTVKGMAIDINSGYPILGNRFGGLSGHAVKPVAIKCVYDLYTALDIPVIGVGGVYTWEDAIEMMMAGASAIQIGSAVYEGLEVFSSVATGIENFVSEKGYSDVTEIIGIAHERI; encoded by the coding sequence ATGATCGATATTACAGGAATAGAATTTAAGAATCCCACCATCCTGGCTGCTGGGATAATGGGCACCACAGGTGCATCACTTGTCCGTGTTGCAAAAGAAGGTGCAGGAGCAGTTGTAACCAAATCCATTGGTCCCGAACCAAAGGAAGGTCACAAGAACCCGAGCATGATAGACCTTGGAGGATACGGATTCCTGAATGCCATGGGACTGCCAAATCCATCCTATCCTGATTTCAGGGATGAACTTGCCATTGCAAAGAAAGATGCAGGCACTCCGGTGATCGCAAGCATATTCGGTGGCACGGAGGAAGAGTTCGTGGCTGTGGCACAGGGGCTCCTTGAGTCTGAACCGGATGCTTTCGAGCTGAACGTAAGCTGCCCACATGCACTTGGATACGGCGCATCCGTGGGAAGCAACCCTGATGCAGTAGAGACCATCACAAAAGCCGTTAAAGATGCAGTAGACATTCCCGTGTGGGTCAAGCTCACACCAAATGTCACAGACATAGTATCAATAGGAGAAGCTGCACAAAGGGGCGGTGCTGATGCAGTGGTGGCTATCAATACCGTAAAAGGAATGGCAATAGACATCAACAGCGGATACCCCATACTTGGCAACAGGTTCGGAGGACTCTCCGGGCATGCCGTGAAGCCGGTTGCGATCAAATGCGTCTATGACCTTTATACCGCCCTCGATATTCCCGTAATTGGAGTAGGAGGGGTTTACACATGGGAAGATGCCATTGAAATGATGATGGCAGGTGCCAGCGCAATACAGATCGGCTCTGCAGTCTATGAAGGACTGGAAGTCTTCAGTTCCGTTGCAACAGGGATCGAGAACTTCGTTTCTGAAAAAGGATACAGCGATGTAACAGAGATCATCGGAATTGCACATGAGAGGATATAA